A genomic window from Paenibacillus sp. FSL K6-0276 includes:
- a CDS encoding deoxyribonuclease IV, translating to MTLLLGSHVSMTGPKMLLRASEEAASYGATTFLIYTGAPHNTRRKPIEALNIEAGQAHMRGNDISNIVVHAPFIINLGNTLSAQVFEHSIEFLQSEIIRTEALGSIQIVLHPGSHVGAGPQTGISRIVEGLNEVLTDKRNVQVSLETMAGKGSECGTSFEELAAIIDGVTHNERLSICLDTCHIHDAGYNVKEDFDGILDQFDRVIGIERLKVIHVNDSKNTMGSRKDRHENIGHGYIGLRALRYVVHHPQLTTIPKLLETPSIGEKKYVNPPYKHEISLLRGETDEPIKK from the coding sequence ATGACTTTACTCCTAGGGTCACATGTATCCATGACTGGACCAAAGATGCTCCTTCGAGCTAGTGAAGAGGCCGCATCTTATGGAGCGACCACCTTTCTAATTTATACTGGAGCACCGCATAATACACGCCGCAAACCCATTGAAGCTTTGAATATTGAAGCAGGACAGGCTCACATGAGAGGTAACGACATTTCTAATATTGTGGTACATGCCCCATTTATTATTAACTTAGGGAATACGCTATCGGCTCAGGTTTTTGAACATAGTATTGAGTTTCTTCAATCAGAGATTATTAGAACAGAAGCTTTAGGCTCTATACAAATTGTCCTGCATCCCGGTTCACATGTTGGTGCGGGTCCACAAACCGGAATCTCTCGAATCGTAGAAGGCTTGAACGAAGTGCTAACCGATAAACGAAATGTTCAGGTTTCATTAGAGACCATGGCGGGAAAAGGTAGTGAATGCGGAACTTCATTTGAGGAATTAGCTGCGATCATTGATGGAGTGACTCATAACGAGCGCCTGTCTATTTGCCTGGATACTTGCCATATCCACGATGCTGGTTATAATGTGAAGGAAGATTTTGATGGCATATTGGATCAATTTGATCGCGTAATCGGAATAGAACGCCTAAAGGTCATTCACGTAAATGATTCAAAGAATACCATGGGCTCGCGAAAAGACAGACACGAAAATATCGGACATGGATATATCGGCCTTCGAGCGCTTCGATATGTAGTCCATCACCCGCAGCTAACAACCATTCCCAAGCTCCTAGAGACCCCCTCCATCGGTGAAAAGAAATATGTCAACCCGCCCTATAAGCATGAGATTTCATTGTTACGAGGGGAAACCGATGAGCCGATAAAAAAATAA
- a CDS encoding GNAT family N-acetyltransferase, producing the protein MSRSKLQDRIRLANVETKHAEQFNNLLRYVFQVTNRDLQIFGWENREITQAKLPVLKYADVVGWFDGDKLISQLAVYPFQVNIFGHIYEMGGLTGVGTYPEYANLGLMNKLMLYALTKMRDRKQSISYLYPYSIPYYRRKGWEIITDKISFEVPDTQLPNMRNVPGNVERVSNEHPDIKVIYDQFAVQHHGAMIRNELAWEEYLRWDLDDMTVGIYYNHDDLPMGYLLYWIAEEIFYIKEMVFINEEARTGLWNFISAHFSMIKLVKGDIYKGEPLSFILDDGDIKETIAPYFMARIVDVHLFIEQYPFKRQDKDCELIFNLSDPMLEWNQGTFTLTVDKEGKGTLQEGGVNPSLTIDIPTLTTMLMGYKRPTYLARIGRVQTDEATIHLLEGLIRPEHPYFSDYF; encoded by the coding sequence GTGAGTCGCAGTAAGTTACAGGATCGAATCAGATTAGCCAATGTCGAAACCAAGCACGCAGAGCAATTTAATAATTTACTACGTTATGTATTTCAAGTGACTAATCGCGATCTACAAATCTTTGGCTGGGAAAATCGTGAGATCACTCAGGCTAAGTTGCCAGTCCTTAAGTATGCTGATGTTGTAGGTTGGTTTGATGGAGACAAACTCATTTCTCAGTTAGCTGTATACCCATTTCAGGTTAATATTTTTGGGCATATCTATGAGATGGGTGGATTAACGGGTGTTGGAACCTATCCCGAATATGCTAATTTGGGTTTAATGAATAAGCTGATGCTTTATGCTTTAACTAAAATGCGGGATCGTAAACAATCAATATCTTATCTTTATCCGTATTCAATCCCTTATTATAGAAGAAAAGGCTGGGAAATCATCACCGATAAAATCTCATTTGAAGTACCAGATACTCAACTGCCAAATATGAGAAATGTCCCAGGAAATGTGGAGCGCGTATCCAATGAGCATCCAGACATCAAAGTGATTTATGATCAGTTTGCTGTGCAGCATCATGGGGCGATGATTCGAAATGAGCTAGCCTGGGAAGAATATTTGCGGTGGGATTTGGATGATATGACGGTTGGTATTTATTATAATCACGATGACTTGCCCATGGGATATTTGTTATATTGGATTGCCGAGGAGATCTTCTATATCAAAGAAATGGTATTCATTAACGAAGAAGCTCGAACGGGGTTATGGAATTTTATAAGTGCACACTTTTCAATGATCAAACTGGTTAAAGGGGATATTTATAAAGGGGAACCGTTGTCATTCATTTTAGATGATGGGGATATCAAGGAAACTATAGCTCCATACTTTATGGCGCGGATTGTGGATGTCCATTTATTTATCGAACAGTATCCTTTTAAACGACAGGATAAGGACTGTGAGCTTATTTTTAACTTGAGTGATCCGATGCTGGAATGGAATCAGGGGACATTTACGTTAACCGTAGATAAAGAAGGGAAAGGGACCCTACAAGAAGGGGGAGTAAATCCTTCGCTTACGATTGATATTCCTACTTTAACAACTATGTTAATGGGCTATAAGCGTCCAACCTACTTGGCTCGAATCGGACGTGTTCAGACGGATGAAGCCACGATTCATTTGCTTGAAGGACTGATTAGACCAGAACATCCTTATTTCTCTGATTATTTCTAA
- the nhaC gene encoding Na+/H+ antiporter NhaC: MEQQLSFSKSMIIIVFILALLFVSIFLLKAEPHLPLLVTTIGTAVLLGMFGFSWKKIESAIIQGIQTAIMPILILMLIGILIAVWMMSGTVPSLLYYGMDYINPNYFAVSALYVTIIVSMFTGSSFTTVSTVGVALMGIAVTTGISPTLAAGAIISGACFGDKMSPLSDTTNFAPAVAGISLFTHIRNMVYTTLPALVITTIFFLFAPKGNSIDLSSIKDIKLALQDGFHIHWLTLLSPLAVIACSIKRIPILPTLVVGIASGLLVTALIQQQTEIDVLFSVMQNGYNSNIANETVASIVNRGGMQSMMWSVSLILIALSLGGLIQHCGVIEAFFRKLIQPLKRNSSIVLMSGASSIAVNGITGEQYLSILLPGQMFKDEYNRRGIPAKTLSRTLEDCGTLVNPLIPWGVSGAFFAVTLGVPVIEYAPYATFLWLSPFITFAYALIPRLQRNSLGKD, encoded by the coding sequence ATGGAACAACAGCTTAGTTTCTCAAAAAGCATGATTATCATCGTTTTTATTTTAGCACTTCTATTTGTCTCCATCTTTCTTTTAAAAGCGGAGCCGCATCTTCCGCTTCTCGTAACTACAATAGGTACCGCTGTCTTACTAGGGATGTTTGGATTCTCTTGGAAGAAGATCGAATCTGCCATTATTCAAGGGATACAAACGGCCATCATGCCGATTCTAATCCTCATGCTGATCGGAATTCTAATCGCTGTATGGATGATGAGTGGTACGGTGCCGTCACTTTTATACTATGGTATGGATTATATTAATCCGAATTATTTTGCGGTGAGCGCATTATACGTCACGATCATCGTCTCGATGTTCACCGGAAGTTCATTCACGACAGTAAGCACCGTCGGCGTTGCTTTAATGGGAATTGCAGTAACTACGGGGATTTCTCCAACTCTGGCTGCTGGAGCGATTATCAGTGGGGCTTGTTTTGGTGATAAAATGTCGCCACTTTCCGATACAACGAATTTTGCTCCTGCAGTGGCCGGGATATCTTTATTTACACATATTCGTAACATGGTATACACTACGTTGCCAGCGCTTGTTATAACTACTATCTTTTTCTTGTTTGCTCCAAAAGGGAATTCAATCGATCTATCCTCGATTAAGGATATTAAACTTGCTTTACAAGATGGGTTCCATATTCATTGGTTAACGCTGCTTTCTCCGCTAGCTGTCATTGCTTGTTCGATCAAGCGGATACCGATCCTGCCTACGTTAGTTGTCGGTATCGCCAGTGGACTACTTGTGACGGCTTTGATTCAGCAGCAGACTGAAATCGATGTCTTGTTTAGTGTAATGCAGAACGGATATAACAGTAATATCGCGAATGAAACGGTTGCTTCTATCGTCAATCGCGGAGGGATGCAATCGATGATGTGGTCTGTATCACTAATCTTAATTGCCTTATCCTTAGGTGGCTTGATTCAGCATTGCGGTGTTATCGAGGCCTTTTTCCGTAAACTCATTCAACCACTTAAGCGTAATAGCAGTATTGTTCTTATGAGTGGAGCTTCTTCCATTGCGGTAAATGGCATCACTGGTGAACAGTATCTTTCAATCCTTTTGCCAGGTCAAATGTTCAAAGATGAATATAATCGCCGAGGTATTCCAGCGAAGACACTCTCCCGTACGCTAGAAGATTGCGGAACTCTCGTTAATCCATTGATTCCATGGGGTGTTAGTGGTGCCTTCTTCGCAGTAACTCTGGGTGTACCCGTTATAGAATATGCACCTTATGCAACCTTCTTATGGTTAAGTCCATTTATCACATTTGCTTATGCGTTGATCCCTAGATTGCAAAGGAACTCACTGGGTAAGGATTAA
- a CDS encoding ABC transporter substrate-binding protein: MFKRSIFVLLMGALIMTTACNSGGNEKVESKGKTTTEEGKTILTLSLAESSAFYQALEKKFEAKYPDIDLQIKAYKEVGNEWGENGYVEYKKTTNTALLSGKGADIFDVSAFSIDDYVSKKLLVNMNDIFEQDKTVNKSDLEMNVLDAMKVNDGLYFIPTGFAFRAFIGDGNMIKNSNVKIDDKKWNWKEFGELSKEIIQQAGKDGKNKLYALTDYPAEMTLQEMAIDNYNLFVDSEAKQAKFDSPDFVELLEQVKKMYKEQVLTAEPAEIGNQLFNSIVIWSPTDFIDGPYSYFENPVYLQKPHAGQTGGMRLIPSSMLAIQANTPVKEEAYKFMTFLLSEEAQSLQDREGFSLLQSVNDKNLNDIQEKVKSGAYKLPTGKAAKVSDEEFTKFKEIIHTVDQYAELDTKVLSIIREESSSFFSGQKSAEDVAKLIQNRVATVLNE; encoded by the coding sequence ATGTTTAAAAGGTCTATTTTTGTACTATTAATGGGTGCTTTGATAATGACAACGGCATGTAATTCCGGAGGTAATGAGAAAGTGGAAAGTAAGGGGAAAACGACAACTGAAGAGGGGAAGACAATCTTGACTCTATCTCTAGCAGAATCGAGTGCATTCTATCAGGCGCTAGAGAAAAAGTTTGAAGCGAAATACCCGGATATCGACCTACAAATTAAGGCATATAAAGAAGTGGGAAATGAGTGGGGGGAGAATGGTTATGTAGAATATAAAAAAACAACGAATACAGCCCTACTCTCCGGAAAAGGTGCAGATATTTTTGATGTAAGCGCCTTTTCAATCGATGATTATGTGAGTAAAAAGTTGCTTGTGAACATGAATGATATATTTGAACAAGATAAAACGGTAAATAAGAGCGATTTAGAAATGAATGTTTTGGACGCAATGAAGGTGAACGACGGTCTATACTTCATTCCTACCGGGTTCGCTTTTAGAGCGTTCATAGGTGATGGAAATATGATTAAGAACTCTAATGTGAAGATTGACGATAAGAAGTGGAATTGGAAAGAGTTTGGAGAGCTATCGAAGGAAATTATACAACAGGCTGGGAAGGACGGTAAAAACAAACTGTATGCCTTAACGGATTACCCAGCGGAAATGACACTCCAAGAAATGGCTATTGATAATTATAATTTGTTTGTTGATAGTGAAGCGAAACAAGCGAAGTTCGACTCGCCTGATTTTGTGGAGCTGTTGGAACAAGTCAAGAAAATGTATAAAGAACAAGTTTTGACTGCGGAGCCAGCGGAGATAGGTAATCAGCTATTTAACTCCATCGTTATATGGTCACCAACAGACTTTATCGATGGTCCATATTCTTACTTTGAAAATCCGGTGTACCTTCAAAAGCCACATGCAGGTCAGACTGGTGGTATGAGACTCATTCCTTCATCTATGCTCGCCATACAAGCCAATACTCCGGTGAAAGAAGAAGCTTATAAGTTTATGACCTTCTTGTTATCTGAAGAAGCACAGTCCTTGCAAGATAGAGAAGGATTCTCTCTGCTCCAATCAGTGAACGATAAGAATTTAAACGATATTCAGGAAAAGGTGAAAAGTGGAGCATATAAGCTTCCAACCGGAAAAGCGGCTAAGGTTTCTGATGAAGAATTTACTAAGTTTAAAGAAATCATTCATACGGTAGATCAATATGCGGAACTGGATACTAAAGTGCTTTCTATTATTAGAGAGGAGTCCTCATCATTCTTCAGTGGACAAAAATCTGCGGAAGATGTTGCAAAGCTGATCCAGAATCGAGTAGCAACCGTTCTAAACGAATAG
- a CDS encoding sugar ABC transporter permease has protein sequence MINPTIRKWLRKDVSAAMMFLAPSGIGFAMFYLIPFVMGVFYSFMDSTIDGHFVGFDNYRELLESGSFRKAASNTFYFSAISVPLMLVLSLGLAMLLNKNTYFRNWLRTGYVLPLVVPVASIILIWQMLFDWNGSLNAWLNNFGIDRVDWMKTDAARNVIIVVYLWKNIGYNVILFLAGLQQIPKDYYETAQIEGAGRLRQFRSITLVYLTSSMFFVVIMSIINSFKVFRETYLIAGDYPHDSIYMMQHYMNNMFMSLDIQKLTAAATLMFGCILLIVLGLFAFERRHRKFME, from the coding sequence ATGATAAATCCAACGATCAGGAAATGGCTTCGAAAGGATGTCTCAGCGGCAATGATGTTCCTGGCACCAAGCGGTATCGGATTCGCGATGTTTTACCTTATACCGTTTGTTATGGGAGTATTCTATTCTTTTATGGACAGCACGATAGATGGCCATTTTGTAGGGTTTGATAATTACCGAGAGTTGTTAGAGAGCGGTTCCTTCCGTAAAGCAGCATCCAATACATTTTATTTTAGCGCGATAAGTGTTCCACTTATGCTTGTACTCTCGTTAGGATTAGCGATGTTATTGAATAAAAATACATATTTTCGGAATTGGCTGAGGACTGGATACGTATTGCCGCTTGTCGTACCTGTCGCTTCTATCATTTTGATCTGGCAGATGCTCTTCGATTGGAATGGCTCGCTTAACGCCTGGCTGAACAACTTCGGTATCGATCGTGTGGATTGGATGAAGACGGATGCAGCTAGAAATGTAATCATTGTTGTTTATTTATGGAAGAACATCGGTTATAACGTGATTTTATTCTTGGCGGGATTGCAGCAAATTCCAAAGGATTATTATGAAACAGCTCAAATTGAAGGTGCTGGACGATTACGGCAGTTTCGCAGTATTACGCTTGTCTATCTAACCTCTTCAATGTTTTTTGTGGTCATTATGTCGATTATTAATTCATTCAAAGTGTTTCGAGAAACGTATTTGATTGCAGGTGATTATCCGCACGATAGCATTTACATGATGCAGCATTACATGAACAACATGTTCATGTCGCTCGATATTCAGAAGCTGACTGCCGCGGCGACCTTAATGTTTGGTTGTATTTTATTGATTGTGTTGGGATTGTTTGCATTTGAGCGGAGGCATCGAAAATTCATGGAATAG
- a CDS encoding biotin/lipoyl-binding protein gives MVFMGLLLFFTLFSNTIQSLTLPKVRTEKPTKGNLLFTIEGSGILQPLAEVKLSNTSGLKVEQILVKEGQRVKKGQKLIIYESITAEQELKDELTNLEKQKVDQQNREDQYIQSALEEDEFKIRNARRDIEKGKLDILAQENKISGLKNRLTSEKQLFSPFDGLISKLNAVEGLASMGEPDVIVSNSSRGYRLDIIMDSVHLSNLGISAGEKIEVEVDMNHGQEARTLSGSIEEVANSESRTDSPSSNESGKTQTIPQKNLRIKVVDPELKGGEQARIKIEKHSLQEGLLLSNEAIHEDREGLFVYKVDEQRGALGNVFVAQKVRIHSSEKNEKETMIQSDILYEEDSIILESSEPLEDGNRVRLQ, from the coding sequence ATGGTTTTTATGGGATTATTATTGTTTTTTACATTATTTAGTAACACGATACAATCTTTGACCTTGCCGAAAGTTAGAACCGAAAAACCAACAAAGGGTAATCTTTTATTTACGATTGAAGGTAGTGGGATATTGCAGCCACTTGCTGAAGTTAAACTTTCGAATACTTCCGGACTAAAGGTCGAACAAATTCTTGTGAAAGAAGGACAACGTGTAAAAAAGGGACAAAAGCTTATTATCTATGAGAGCATAACTGCTGAGCAAGAATTGAAAGATGAATTAACAAATTTAGAAAAGCAGAAAGTTGATCAACAAAATAGGGAAGATCAGTACATCCAATCCGCGCTCGAAGAGGATGAATTCAAAATCAGAAATGCAAGACGTGATATCGAAAAAGGTAAGTTAGATATCTTAGCTCAGGAAAATAAGATTAGCGGGCTAAAAAATCGTCTAACAAGCGAAAAACAACTATTCTCTCCTTTCGATGGTCTGATTTCAAAACTGAATGCCGTCGAAGGGTTAGCTTCAATGGGAGAACCGGATGTAATTGTATCCAACAGTAGTCGGGGTTACAGATTGGATATTATTATGGATTCCGTGCATTTGTCCAATTTAGGGATTTCTGCTGGAGAAAAGATAGAGGTTGAGGTTGATATGAATCATGGACAAGAAGCCCGGACCCTAAGTGGCTCCATTGAAGAAGTTGCGAATTCAGAGTCACGTACTGATAGCCCCTCTAGTAATGAGTCCGGGAAGACTCAAACCATTCCTCAAAAGAATTTGAGAATAAAAGTCGTTGATCCAGAACTTAAAGGAGGTGAACAGGCTCGGATCAAAATCGAAAAACATTCACTCCAAGAGGGATTACTCCTATCCAATGAAGCTATTCATGAGGATCGCGAAGGTTTGTTTGTCTATAAAGTTGACGAGCAGCGGGGGGCATTAGGCAATGTCTTTGTCGCTCAAAAAGTTCGTATTCACTCCAGTGAAAAAAACGAGAAAGAAACGATGATTCAATCGGATATTCTCTATGAGGAGGATTCAATTATTCTGGAAAGTAGTGAACCTCTTGAAGACGGGAACCGAGTTCGACTGCAATAA
- a CDS encoding carbohydrate ABC transporter permease, whose translation MPVVKVFRKGALTLVMAVIAVLLLFPIVITFTNSLMTEKEIEINYGPIGQMDEVIEGRETPFVNLKLLPDQVSLEQYGKVLLDNPKYLTMFWNSVFMVVPIIAGQTLVAALAAYAFSKLKFRGRDPLFLIYVLTMLMPFQVTLVPNYIMADKLGLLDSSYAIILPGIFAAFGVFMLRQFMLDIPYAYIEASKMDGAGHLLIFYKIIVPMIKPGLAALVILLFVDYWNMVEQPLIFLDDPYKRPLSVFLSRINEGERGIAFAASILYMAPMVLLFLYAESYFIEGIQLSGIKG comes from the coding sequence GTGCCAGTTGTCAAAGTGTTTCGAAAAGGGGCATTAACACTCGTCATGGCTGTTATTGCAGTCTTGTTATTATTCCCAATTGTGATCACATTCACAAATTCGTTAATGACAGAGAAAGAAATTGAGATCAATTATGGACCTATCGGGCAGATGGACGAGGTAATTGAAGGGAGAGAAACTCCTTTTGTGAATTTAAAATTGCTGCCGGATCAAGTGTCCTTGGAGCAGTATGGTAAGGTGCTCCTGGACAACCCGAAATATCTGACGATGTTCTGGAATTCAGTATTCATGGTTGTACCCATCATTGCAGGACAAACATTGGTAGCAGCACTCGCTGCCTATGCTTTCTCGAAGCTGAAATTCCGGGGACGAGATCCTTTGTTTCTTATCTATGTCCTAACGATGCTTATGCCTTTCCAAGTGACGCTAGTACCGAACTATATTATGGCGGATAAGCTAGGATTATTAGATAGCTCATATGCGATTATATTGCCAGGAATTTTCGCAGCTTTTGGTGTGTTTATGCTCAGGCAATTCATGTTGGATATACCGTACGCCTATATCGAAGCGAGCAAAATGGATGGAGCCGGACATTTGCTTATCTTTTACAAGATTATTGTTCCGATGATTAAACCTGGTCTGGCAGCACTTGTCATATTATTGTTCGTTGATTATTGGAATATGGTGGAGCAGCCGCTTATTTTTCTAGACGACCCGTATAAGCGGCCCTTGTCGGTCTTTTTATCGAGGATCAACGAAGGTGAGCGAGGAATCGCTTTTGCTGCATCCATACTCTACATGGCTCCAATGGTGCTGCTGTTTTTATATGCGGAATCGTATTTTATTGAAGGCATTCAATTGTCTGGTATCAAAGGTTGA